From Camelina sativa cultivar DH55 chromosome 20, Cs, whole genome shotgun sequence, the proteins below share one genomic window:
- the LOC104770046 gene encoding U1 snRNP-associated protein usp106-like isoform X1, whose amino-acid sequence MDAMRKQLDVLMGANRNGDVTEVNRKYYDRDVCRLYLSGLCPHELFQLTKMDMGPCPKVHSLQLRKEYKEAKAKGVDNYDRELEDAIDRLIIECDRKIGRALNRLQEEDAKAAIAISVIEVTQSPEILQLSKQIKEKMKEADLHDLEGKMDLKIRALELVEEMRIKRADLQAVLLLDAFNKDRASLPQPVPAQPPAAALPSPDPRTQEMINEKLKKAEEFGEQGMVDEAQKALEEAEALKKLSVRQEPVVDATKYTAADVRITDQKLRLCDICGAFLSVYDSDRRLADHFGGKLHLGYMLIRDKLAELQEEKNKVQKERVEERRSKERSREREPSKDRDGGDSRDRGRDVDRRSRDRDRHHDHREHDRNYNQSRGYDSRSRRSSRSRSRERQPRDYDRRRRHDRY is encoded by the exons ATGGACGCAATGAGGAAGCAGCTCGATGTGCTCATGGGAGCTAATAGAAACGGCGATGTGACGGAGGTGAATCGCAAATACTACGACCGCGATGTTTGCCGTCTCTACCTCTCTGGTCTCTGTCCTCACGAACTTTTTCAATTAACG AAAATGGATATGGGTCCTTGCCCAAAGGTGCACTCTTTGCAGCTGAGGAAAGA ATATAAAGAAGCAAAGGCAAAAGGTGTTGACAACTACGATAGGGAATTGGAAGATGCGATAGATAGGCTTATTATTGAGTGTGATAGGAAGATTGGTAGGGCCCTAAATCGTCTTCAGGAAGAGGATGCCAAAGCTGCCATTGCAATTTCAGTCATCGAAGTTACTCAG TCACCTGAAATTCTCCAACTATCGAAGCAAATCAAAGAGAAGATGAAGGAAGCAGACCTGCACG ATCTTGAAGGCAAAATGGATCTGAAGATTAGAGCTCTCGAGTTAGTTGAAGAAATGAGGATTAAAAGAGCTGACCTACAG GCTGTGCTACTGTTGGATGCCTTCAACAAGGATAGGGCATCCTTGCCACAGCCCGTCCCAGCTCAGCCACCAGCTGCAGCATTACCTTCGCCTGATCCTCGTACTCAAGAAATGATcaatgaaaaattaaagaaagcaGAAGAGTTTG GTGAACAAGGGATGGTTGATGAGGCGCAGAAAGCACTAGAAGAGGCGGAAGCTCTTAAgaag CTTTCTGTTAGACAAGAACCTGTAGTGGATGCAACCAAGTACACTGCTGCTGATGTGCGCATT ACAGACCAGAAACTGCGTCTATGTGACATATGTGGAGCATTTTTGAGCGTCTATGACAG TGATCGTCGGTTAGCTGATCATTTTGGAGGGAAGCTGCATTTGGGTTACATGCTGATCCGCGACAAATTGGCAGAGCTTCAG GAGGAAAAGAACAAAGTTCAGAAGGAACGGGTTGAAGAAAGGAG ATCAAAGGAGAGGAGTAGAGAGCGAGAACCAAGTAAAGACAGAGACGGAGGAGATAGCCGTGACCGTGGAAGAGATGTTGACCGTAGGAGTAGAGACCGCGACAGGCACCATGACCACCGTGAACATGACAGAAACTATAATCAGTCACGTGGCTATGACTCAAGAAGCCGGCGCAGTTCGCGGTCCAGGTCAAGGGAAAGACAACCGAGGGATTATGATCGCCGCAG ACGCCATGACCGCTATTAA
- the LOC104770046 gene encoding putative RNA-binding protein Luc7-like 2 isoform X2, whose protein sequence is MHIEHFRVNFSGSRFKMDMGPCPKVHSLQLRKEYKEAKAKGVDNYDRELEDAIDRLIIECDRKIGRALNRLQEEDAKAAIAISVIEVTQSPEILQLSKQIKEKMKEADLHDLEGKMDLKIRALELVEEMRIKRADLQAVLLLDAFNKDRASLPQPVPAQPPAAALPSPDPRTQEMINEKLKKAEEFGEQGMVDEAQKALEEAEALKKLSVRQEPVVDATKYTAADVRITDQKLRLCDICGAFLSVYDSDRRLADHFGGKLHLGYMLIRDKLAELQEEKNKVQKERVEERRSKERSREREPSKDRDGGDSRDRGRDVDRRSRDRDRHHDHREHDRNYNQSRGYDSRSRRSSRSRSRERQPRDYDRRRRHDRY, encoded by the exons ATGCATATTGAACACTTCAGAGTGAATTTTTCGGGTTCAAGATTT AAAATGGATATGGGTCCTTGCCCAAAGGTGCACTCTTTGCAGCTGAGGAAAGA ATATAAAGAAGCAAAGGCAAAAGGTGTTGACAACTACGATAGGGAATTGGAAGATGCGATAGATAGGCTTATTATTGAGTGTGATAGGAAGATTGGTAGGGCCCTAAATCGTCTTCAGGAAGAGGATGCCAAAGCTGCCATTGCAATTTCAGTCATCGAAGTTACTCAG TCACCTGAAATTCTCCAACTATCGAAGCAAATCAAAGAGAAGATGAAGGAAGCAGACCTGCACG ATCTTGAAGGCAAAATGGATCTGAAGATTAGAGCTCTCGAGTTAGTTGAAGAAATGAGGATTAAAAGAGCTGACCTACAG GCTGTGCTACTGTTGGATGCCTTCAACAAGGATAGGGCATCCTTGCCACAGCCCGTCCCAGCTCAGCCACCAGCTGCAGCATTACCTTCGCCTGATCCTCGTACTCAAGAAATGATcaatgaaaaattaaagaaagcaGAAGAGTTTG GTGAACAAGGGATGGTTGATGAGGCGCAGAAAGCACTAGAAGAGGCGGAAGCTCTTAAgaag CTTTCTGTTAGACAAGAACCTGTAGTGGATGCAACCAAGTACACTGCTGCTGATGTGCGCATT ACAGACCAGAAACTGCGTCTATGTGACATATGTGGAGCATTTTTGAGCGTCTATGACAG TGATCGTCGGTTAGCTGATCATTTTGGAGGGAAGCTGCATTTGGGTTACATGCTGATCCGCGACAAATTGGCAGAGCTTCAG GAGGAAAAGAACAAAGTTCAGAAGGAACGGGTTGAAGAAAGGAG ATCAAAGGAGAGGAGTAGAGAGCGAGAACCAAGTAAAGACAGAGACGGAGGAGATAGCCGTGACCGTGGAAGAGATGTTGACCGTAGGAGTAGAGACCGCGACAGGCACCATGACCACCGTGAACATGACAGAAACTATAATCAGTCACGTGGCTATGACTCAAGAAGCCGGCGCAGTTCGCGGTCCAGGTCAAGGGAAAGACAACCGAGGGATTATGATCGCCGCAG ACGCCATGACCGCTATTAA